Genomic DNA from Oreochromis aureus strain Israel breed Guangdong linkage group 13, ZZ_aureus, whole genome shotgun sequence:
tgaacaggctgatccgcagggccagctctgttctaggatgccctctggacccagtggaggtggtgagtgacaggagaatggtggctaagctgtcatccctgttggacaacatctcccaccccatgcatgagactgacagcactgagcagctccttcagtggctggctgcggcacccacggtgtgggacggagagatttcgcaggtctttcctccccactgctgtcagactccacaacaaagacttcaactgatcaaacacacacatccacacatgtgcaataatcttttctggcatcgttgtatttttactcagttgtatatagcatttgtattctatttttatctcattgtatattttattctattttattctactgtatatagtattttattttattctattctgtacagttgtgtactgtatttattcttattttattttattctaatttttgcttcataacttttgcactgtccacttcctgctgtgacaaaacaaatttcccacgtgtgggactaataaaggttatcttatcttatccaTGGTAAAACTGTCAAATATGGGACCTTTAAAATATTTCAGAGCTTTAACCTCCCCATTTATCCATAAATGACTGCTCACTCATGTATGCTATCATTGTCTCTTTCTATTATTCTCTTCATCACTTTGTAGCTTAAATGTCTAAGCTGATAAATGTAAATGACTAAATGCCAGAAGCTTTTACTCTGATGCAACAATAAAGTTTATAATGCTacagtatatttttttcttgtaggAGAAACAGCAGGACAGAAGTGAACATCATAATATTACATTGTTGACCAAACCAAGAGTGGAGCTCATCCCACAGAGACTTAGCCTGTCTCCCATTGAAATATCACTTCCCTCTACCTCTGAAGAAGACCTCGGCTCACCCTTGGGTGTTTCAGAGCTGCACCATGAGGACTCCACTACATTTGGAACATCTTTCCCTGTCAACAGATTGGCTCAGCAGAGCCTCGCAAGCTCTAACTTTAAAGTCTGTGGACTTGACCTTCCTCTGAAGCCCAGACTGACCTCCACAGTCCTGTATCCTACGTACACCCCCTGTTCAAACAAACGAGCCCAAGCTCAGCGTATGATAGAGAGCTGGAGGGAGAGAAAACTGTGTTCTTTCAACTATAAAGAGATTCCCAAGTCTCCCTATCAGGCAGACTACTGGGCCTGTGCCATCCCTGAAACTTTGCCCCCATCTCCAGACAGGCACTCTAGAGTATGGGATCCAAACAAGGAGTACCAGGAACTGCTGGATTACACCTACCCACTAAGACCAAGACAGGTAGACCGTAAATGGGACAGCTCCAAGAGCCTTCAGGATGACAGCCTTCAGACAGACCTCAACCTGGAGGACTCAGGAATTGCAATGGGCCACCCATGTAGTTCCACCAGCCTGCCAGGGTTGGACATTTCAACAAGTGCAAGAGGACAGAGCAGTGAAAGAGTCATTCTTAGCTCGAATGTAATGTCACCTGACCGGCAGTTCATCACTAGATCTTCAGGTGAACCACTCTCCCTGCTTTCTTTGTCCTCGGACTGTCTGGACTGCAGTGAGGATGGAGGGGAAATAAATCCTATCATTAGTGATGGTCTCAATTATCAGCACCATATGCGATCCACATCTACCTTTTCTGCTTTCATACGCTCTGAAAGTGTACTTCGACAGTCCAGGTGTGTGTATGGGGACCTGGATGAGGAATTCCGACCTCTTCCAGACCAGGTGGAGGAGCTGCAGCTCCTGTCCAGACAGGTCAGTAGTATATGTACACTGACTTTACCACTCTGGTGATTGTGCAAGCAGAACCATTTGCCAATTATCCATACATCATtgctaatcattttaaaaacttatatttttactgtgcaTTCCTTTATTAATTCTTGCTAAAGTAGCAAAAATCATCACATCATCACTGTGGTCCCTGTGTGCAGGTGAGGGAGATGACAGCCCAGCTGAGCTGCCCTGTCACAGCTAACTGGGACTCCTTGGAACCATGCACCACCTCCGTCCCCTCTTCTGTTACCTTGCCAGGAAAACAGGGGCCCAGGGTTGAGGAGGAAAGGACTAAAGTCAAGGAGCTCCAGGAGgacaaacaagacaaaaaagactttaaaaagtGGAGCACAGAGCACAAAAGTACTCCTCAGACAggtatttataataaatatttgtaaGGATGTTTAGATTGTAGCCCTGTACACAGTTAAAGAATCAAATCATCTTCACTGCAATGGATATATTTCCATCTCTTTATCCAAAAGAGTTTGGATTAATTGTCAAGTTTTAGAGGTGTGTGAATTTGAGATTTCTGACCttaagaaaaatacaaacaaaaaccattCTCTCTCCATCAGCAGCGATTCACGTAGGGCATGCTGGGGGTGGCCTGGGTCGCCCTA
This window encodes:
- the cep68 gene encoding centrosomal protein of 68 kDa isoform X3, whose amino-acid sequence is MAATSKYLTGRQYLTRKPLFSVEEHVSILKKTRPQRLMEKEKQQDRSEHHNITLLTKPRVELIPQRLSLSPIEISLPSTSEEDLGSPLGVSELHHEDSTTFGTSFPVNRLAQQSLASSNFKVCGLDLPLKPRLTSTVLYPTYTPCSNKRAQAQRMIESWRERKLCSFNYKEIPKSPYQADYWACAIPETLPPSPDRHSRVWDPNKEYQELLDYTYPLRPRQVDRKWDSSKSLQDDSLQTDLNLEDSGIAMGHPCSSTSLPGLDISTSARGQSSERVILSSNVMSPDRQFITRSSGEPLSLLSLSSDCLDCSEDGGEINPIISDGLNYQHHMRSTSTFSAFIRSESVLRQSRCVYGDLDEEFRPLPDQVEELQLLSRQVREMTAQLSCPVTANWDSLEPCTTSVPSSVTLPGKQGPRVEEERTKVKELQEDKQDKKDFKKWSTEHKSTPQTAAIHVGHAGGGLGRPSLKKAETLVDRLCGLSLIDNPKESLEGQEQSDSLMQHIKVFCSHLELLIQQLNVVSEKMELLTAPTADVDRGKSSLAEYQSFQRELSSHQPLASCVLHTGQLLLSCINSTSPFLRDTLLLIESQSEMLQAHNEHFFSSILSGLTQAVYSNQASPVQQSTKERSLVVQEST
- the cep68 gene encoding centrosomal protein of 68 kDa isoform X2, with the translated sequence MEAQVCRQRWKLNHRELQSKRCSTTEVTERVKIKKGDKEEPYKGVTMAATSKYLTGRQYLTRKPLFSVEEHVSILKKTRPQRLMEKEKQQDRSEHHNITLLTKPRVELIPQRLSLSPIEISLPSTSEEDLGSPLGVSELHHEDSTTFGTSFPVNRLAQQSLASSNFKVCGLDLPLKPRLTSTVLYPTYTPCSNKRAQAQRMIESWRERKLCSFNYKEIPKSPYQADYWACAIPETLPPSPDRHSRVWDPNKEYQELLDYTYPLRPRQVDRKWDSSKSLQDDSLQTDLNLEDSGIAMGHPCSSTSLPGLDISTSARGQSSERVILSSNVMSPDRQFITRSSGEPLSLLSLSSDCLDCSEDGGEINPIISDGLNYQHHMRSTSTFSAFIRSESVLRQSRCVYGDLDEEFRPLPDQVEELQLLSRQVREMTAQLSCPVTANWDSLEPCTTSVPSSVTLPGKQGPRVEEERTKVKELQEDKQDKKDFKKWSTEHKSTPQTAIHVGHAGGGLGRPSLKKAETLVDRLCGLSLIDNPKESLEGQEQSDSLMQHIKVFCSHLELLIQQLNVVSEKMELLTAPTADVDRGKSSLAEYQSFQRELSSHQPLASCVLHTGQLLLSCINSTSPFLRDTLLLIESQSEMLQAHNEHFFSSILSGLTQAVYSNQASPVQQSTKERSLVVQEST
- the cep68 gene encoding centrosomal protein of 68 kDa isoform X1, whose translation is MEAQVCRQRWKLNHRELQSKRCSTTEVTERVKIKKGDKEEPYKGVTMAATSKYLTGRQYLTRKPLFSVEEHVSILKKTRPQRLMEKEKQQDRSEHHNITLLTKPRVELIPQRLSLSPIEISLPSTSEEDLGSPLGVSELHHEDSTTFGTSFPVNRLAQQSLASSNFKVCGLDLPLKPRLTSTVLYPTYTPCSNKRAQAQRMIESWRERKLCSFNYKEIPKSPYQADYWACAIPETLPPSPDRHSRVWDPNKEYQELLDYTYPLRPRQVDRKWDSSKSLQDDSLQTDLNLEDSGIAMGHPCSSTSLPGLDISTSARGQSSERVILSSNVMSPDRQFITRSSGEPLSLLSLSSDCLDCSEDGGEINPIISDGLNYQHHMRSTSTFSAFIRSESVLRQSRCVYGDLDEEFRPLPDQVEELQLLSRQVREMTAQLSCPVTANWDSLEPCTTSVPSSVTLPGKQGPRVEEERTKVKELQEDKQDKKDFKKWSTEHKSTPQTAAIHVGHAGGGLGRPSLKKAETLVDRLCGLSLIDNPKESLEGQEQSDSLMQHIKVFCSHLELLIQQLNVVSEKMELLTAPTADVDRGKSSLAEYQSFQRELSSHQPLASCVLHTGQLLLSCINSTSPFLRDTLLLIESQSEMLQAHNEHFFSSILSGLTQAVYSNQASPVQQSTKERSLVVQEST